Proteins encoded in a region of the Thunnus thynnus chromosome 8, fThuThy2.1, whole genome shotgun sequence genome:
- the ptgfr gene encoding prostaglandin F2-alpha receptor, translating to MSANGSSETGCRSEVRPTNNTCSQKELSVTASVISMTVGIFSNSLALFILVKSYKRIRIKSKASFLLFASSLVVTDLLGHLVNGSLVLFVYSSHKKWETFDPNHIVCSLFGASMVFFGLSPLFLGSAMAVERCIGVTRPIFHSTGLASHHMKRLLWLTLLLAALVAMLPMMLLRPYKVQRSRSWCFFHMEEPKDWLDVLLPLLFSILGLLALLLSIVCNTLTSCALLQSRLRRKHHCRGTSYHIEMICQLLAIMLVSCVCWGPLLIHVIILSTKAKGEPAPFSLLMVIRMATWNQILDPWVYILLRKAVLRKIFMLLQSIWGSKSHKLHHWQRSVLRSSVETSHSGVGTLPLSHTTIKSIT from the exons ATGTCAGCCAATGGGAGCTCAGAAACAGGCTGCAGGTCAGAAGTCAGACCGACCAACAACACCTGCAGCCAGAAAGAGCTGTCTGTCACTGCCTCCGTCATCTCCATGACTGTGGGCATCTTTTCCAACAGCCTCGCCCTCTTCATCCTGGTCAAATCCTACAAACGCATCCGGATCAAGTCCAAGGCATCCTTCCTTCTGTTTGCCAGCAGCCTGGTGGTCACCGACCTGCTGGGCCACCTCGTCAACGGCTCCCTGGTGCTTTTTGTCTACAGCTCCCACAAGAAATGGGAGACATTTGACCCTAACCACATTGTGTGCAGCCTCTTCGGGGCATCCATGGTGTTCTTCGGCCTGAGCCCCCTGTTCCTGGGAAGTGCCATGGCGGTGGAGCGCTGCATTGGAGTCACCAGACCCATCTTCCACTCCACAGGGTTAGCTTCCCACCACATGAAAAGGCTGCTGTGGCTCACCTTGCTGCTTGCTGCCCTGGTGGCTATGCTGCCTATGATGCTGCTGAGGCCCTACAAGGTTCAGCGCTCCAGAAGCTGGTGCTTCTTCCATATGGAGGAACCCAAAGACTGGCTGGATGTGCTCCTGCCTCTGCTTTTCTCTATACTGGGGCTACTGGCCTTGCTGCTGTCTATTGTGTGCAACACTCTGACAAGCTGTGCTTTGCTGCAGTCCAGACTGCGCCGCAAACATCACTGCAGAGGCACATCTTATCACATAGAGATGATCTGCCAGCTCCTGGCCATCATGTTGGTGTCCTGCGTGTGCTGGGGCCCATTACTG ATCCATGTCATCATACTGAGCACCAAGGCCAAGGGTGAGCCAGCACCTTTCAGTCTGCTGATGGTGATACGCATGGCCACATGGAACCAGATCCTGGACCCCTGGGTCTACATCCTGCTGAGGAAGGCTGTACTGAGGAAAATCTTCATGTTGTTACAAAGCATCTGGGGGTCAAAGTCTCATAAGCTACACCACTGGCAGCGCAGCGTGCTCCGCAGCTCGGTGGAGACCAGCCACTCAGGTGTTGGCACATTACCTCTGTCACACACTACGATCAAATCCATTACCTGA